The following are from one region of the Nicotiana tomentosiformis chromosome 7, ASM39032v3, whole genome shotgun sequence genome:
- the LOC104101750 gene encoding F-box/LRR-repeat protein At3g26922-like isoform X1: MLFYRRNMSARQRCCNFNEDRISGLLDAILIHILSLLPTIDSLNTILIRRFNHLWPFIHTLTFDQCMFSGHNCVYYSQANHPDYDERFLNFVRHVLLLNKSPTLYKLCLDFHFSLSHSVRQRVSSRTDRWQYDYLRSEKRMANEIGTWIQFALNINLKVLDLSFSAHGTFEPQAYYDLPNFVLSSPHLVELRLAYCKINAKKKSELKALTTFYLDNVMLMDQSMDYILSGCPVLEELTLWFCYGHRRLVLLNSNLKTLVLGIRWFGTRIHVSCPTLLSLDMSGTVEVLDITNVASIVEVSVNRMEKFDFKEYNDYQEMRILLQTITWAKTLKLCSWFALVFSSWQLTNLPAPTFSCKMLHLQLDFVKWHLPGILNLLKHCPSLENLIIEITAYYDYPSRNTTSWIHPYDFDRDEFWNMVDTPVQCLTHHLMTVEVAGFVMEKHVIHFVEYLLRSSMVLEEMVIFAEKQTWIYGPITLMSGKVQEFEERLMNAPKASASAAVVFY; the protein is encoded by the exons ATGTTATTTTACAGAAGGAATATGTCTGCAAGGCAAAGATGCTGTAACTTTAACGAAGACCGTATAAGTGGATTACTAGATGCCATCCTCATCCATATTCTCTCCTTATTGCCAACAATCGATTCTCTGAACACAATCTTGATTCGACGATTTAATCACCTCTGGCCATTCATCCACACACTCACTTTTGATCAATGCATGTTTTCGGGGCACAACTGCGTCTATTATAGTCAAGCTAATCATCCTGACTATGACGAAAGGTTCTTGAACTTTGTTCGTCATGTGCTTCTTCTTAATAAGAGCCCAACTCTTTATAAGTTATGCCTTGATTTTCATTTTAGCTTATCTCATTCAGTTCGACAGAGAGTATCCAGTAGAACAGACAGATGGCAGTATGACTATTTGAGGAGTGAGAAAAGAATGGCTAATGAAATTGGTACCTGGATCCAGTTCGCATTAAATATAAATTTGAAGGTCCTTGACTTGTCTTTCTCTGCACATGGTACATTTGAGCCCCAGGCTTATTATGATCTGCCTAATTTTGTTCTAAGCAGTCCTCATTTGGTTGAACTCCGATTGGCATACTGTAAGATAAATGCGAAAAAGAAGAGCGAGCTGAAGGCTCTAACAACATTTTATCTTGATAATGTTATGCTAATGGATCAATCGATGGATTATATTTTATCTGGTTGCCCGGTGCTTGAGGAATTGACTCTGTGGTTTTGCTACGGCCATAGAAGACTGGTTCTGCTCAATTCGAATTTAAAGACATTGGTACTTGGCATTAGATGGTTTGGAACAAGGATACACGTCTCCTGTCCAACTCTCCTATCATTAGACATGTCTGGAACTGTGGAGGTGCTGGATATTACCAATGTAGCATCTATTGTTGAAGTGTCTGTCAATCGTATGGAGAAGTTTGATTTCAAAGAGTACAATGATTATCAAGAAATGAGAATACTCCTCCAAACAATTACATGGGCCAAAACTCTCAAGCTATGTTCCTGGTTTGCTCTG GTATTTTCTTCATGGCAGTTGACAAATCTACCAGCTCCGACCTTCAGTTGCAAGATGCTTCACCTTCAATTGGATTTTGTGAAATGGCACTTACCAGGAATACTGAACTTGCTGAAGCACTGTCCTAGCTTGGAGAATCTTATCATTGAAATAACTGCTTACTATGATTATCCATCCCGA AACACAACCTCGTGGATTCACCCATATGACTTTGATAGAGATGAATTTTGGAATATGGTAGATACTCCTGTCCAGTGCTTGACTCATCACCTCATGACGGTGGAGGTAGCTGGTTTCGTAATGGAGAAGCATGTGATTCATTTTGTGGAATATTTGCTCAGGAGTTCCATGGTGTTAGAGGAAATGGTGATATTCGCGGAGAAGCAGACGTGGATCTATGGCCCAATTACTCTTATGTCTGGTAAGGTTCAGGAATTCGAGGAGAGGCTAATGAATGCCCCAAAAGCCTCTGCCTCTGCTGCAGTGGTTTTCTATTGA
- the LOC104101750 gene encoding putative F-box/LRR-repeat protein At3g18150 isoform X2, with translation MTKVRQRVSSRTDRWQYDYLRSEKRMANEIGTWIQFALNINLKVLDLSFSAHGTFEPQAYYDLPNFVLSSPHLVELRLAYCKINAKKKSELKALTTFYLDNVMLMDQSMDYILSGCPVLEELTLWFCYGHRRLVLLNSNLKTLVLGIRWFGTRIHVSCPTLLSLDMSGTVEVLDITNVASIVEVSVNRMEKFDFKEYNDYQEMRILLQTITWAKTLKLCSWFALVFSSWQLTNLPAPTFSCKMLHLQLDFVKWHLPGILNLLKHCPSLENLIIEITAYYDYPSRNTTSWIHPYDFDRDEFWNMVDTPVQCLTHHLMTVEVAGFVMEKHVIHFVEYLLRSSMVLEEMVIFAEKQTWIYGPITLMSGKVQEFEERLMNAPKASASAAVVFY, from the exons ATGACGAAAG TTCGACAGAGAGTATCCAGTAGAACAGACAGATGGCAGTATGACTATTTGAGGAGTGAGAAAAGAATGGCTAATGAAATTGGTACCTGGATCCAGTTCGCATTAAATATAAATTTGAAGGTCCTTGACTTGTCTTTCTCTGCACATGGTACATTTGAGCCCCAGGCTTATTATGATCTGCCTAATTTTGTTCTAAGCAGTCCTCATTTGGTTGAACTCCGATTGGCATACTGTAAGATAAATGCGAAAAAGAAGAGCGAGCTGAAGGCTCTAACAACATTTTATCTTGATAATGTTATGCTAATGGATCAATCGATGGATTATATTTTATCTGGTTGCCCGGTGCTTGAGGAATTGACTCTGTGGTTTTGCTACGGCCATAGAAGACTGGTTCTGCTCAATTCGAATTTAAAGACATTGGTACTTGGCATTAGATGGTTTGGAACAAGGATACACGTCTCCTGTCCAACTCTCCTATCATTAGACATGTCTGGAACTGTGGAGGTGCTGGATATTACCAATGTAGCATCTATTGTTGAAGTGTCTGTCAATCGTATGGAGAAGTTTGATTTCAAAGAGTACAATGATTATCAAGAAATGAGAATACTCCTCCAAACAATTACATGGGCCAAAACTCTCAAGCTATGTTCCTGGTTTGCTCTG GTATTTTCTTCATGGCAGTTGACAAATCTACCAGCTCCGACCTTCAGTTGCAAGATGCTTCACCTTCAATTGGATTTTGTGAAATGGCACTTACCAGGAATACTGAACTTGCTGAAGCACTGTCCTAGCTTGGAGAATCTTATCATTGAAATAACTGCTTACTATGATTATCCATCCCGA AACACAACCTCGTGGATTCACCCATATGACTTTGATAGAGATGAATTTTGGAATATGGTAGATACTCCTGTCCAGTGCTTGACTCATCACCTCATGACGGTGGAGGTAGCTGGTTTCGTAATGGAGAAGCATGTGATTCATTTTGTGGAATATTTGCTCAGGAGTTCCATGGTGTTAGAGGAAATGGTGATATTCGCGGAGAAGCAGACGTGGATCTATGGCCCAATTACTCTTATGTCTGGTAAGGTTCAGGAATTCGAGGAGAGGCTAATGAATGCCCCAAAAGCCTCTGCCTCTGCTGCAGTGGTTTTCTATTGA